Below is a window of Spirochaetaceae bacterium DNA.
GGTTCAACCCGATCGTGCGGCGGGTGATCTCGTCACCGGCGGAAGCCCTGCCGTACTGGCAGCGCGGCATCGAGGCGGTGGTGAAGGACCCGGCGCTCCGCTCGATCTTCTGGGTCGCGATGTACTCCGGGATGCGGCGGGGAGAGATATTGACGCTGCGCTGGGAGCGCGTGGACCTGGCGCGCGGGGTCGTGCACGTGCCGCACACCAAGACCGGTACCCCGCTCGAACTGCCGATCACCCGGCAGCTTGCGTCGATCCTCGAATGGCGGCGGAGCGAGACCGGCGGCAATGGCTGGGTGTTCCCGTCGCCGGCGAGCCGGTCGGGCCACGTCTCGGTGCTCACCCATCTCTATGCCCCCATCTCGCGCGCGGGCGGCAGGAAGTTCTGGTTCCACGGCTTCCGCAACTGCCTGATCACGATCGCCGACCGCGAGTTGACCCTGCCGCGTTCGCTGACCAAGCGGCTGGTCAACCACGCCCGCCCCACCGACGTGACCGAGGGCTACGCGGCCGACTGGACCATCGGCCAGCTCCGCGGCCCGGCCCAACGCATCGCCGACCGCATAGACGAGATCCTGGAGGCCGGTCCCGAGTGCGAGCAGAACGAGCATCGAACGGCACAGCCCGCCCCGGCGATCACGACTCGTCGGCGGCAACATGAATCGGCGCATCCGGTGTGAGCACCCTCGTCATGGCACCTGTGCCTGGCGGCTACTCAAGCGCTGCCCCAATGACCCGCACGACGTGGCTCCGCGACGGGTTGCCCGACTTGCCACCGAGATTACGCTACGCAGTGACGTGACCCGGTCACCATCGTGCTGGCAGCCGGCAGCACAAACGGCGCCGCGGCATGACGCGCACCCGGCGGCGTGTTACGGTGTCGCGCATGATGAATGAAATAGTGAAGCGATCTACCCGTCACCACGTGGCGGCGCTGTTCCTCGTGGTAGCGCTGGCGCTGATGGCCTGCGAGGAGGCGACGGATAAGCAGGATACGCAGAGGCCAACGGCAGAGCGCTTGGTGGGCCGGTGGCAGATAGAAGACTACGAGACCGGCGAGGCGGACCCCGACGGCGTGATCCTCACCTTTGAGCGTGGCGGTACGCTTGTTTCGACAAACTCGATCGGGGCGACCACCATATCGGCTCGCG
It encodes the following:
- a CDS encoding integrase arm-type DNA-binding domain-containing protein; its protein translation is MGSTTGKRTARLRLTLNKRNVDALEPSDKPFIAWDDKLIGFGVRVQPSGLKSFIVNYRAGNGGRRAPNKRVVIGRFGPVTPDQARRIAYQMLGKVADGQDPADKRARARSMPTLHEAFLDYLSAKSFRSAKTGRTYRSAIERHLADWLSRPLDAIERREVEARFILLSREHGWAIGNQVISLLRSVYRRACVDHEGLRNPVDLWLAAGGRFNPIVRRVISSPAEALPYWQRGIEAVVKDPALRSIFWVAMYSGMRRGEILTLRWERVDLARGVVHVPHTKTGTPLELPITRQLASILEWRRSETGGNGWVFPSPASRSGHVSVLTHLYAPISRAGGRKFWFHGFRNCLITIADRELTLPRSLTKRLVNHARPTDVTEGYAADWTIGQLRGPAQRIADRIDEILEAGPECEQNEHRTAQPAPAITTRRRQHESAHPV
- a CDS encoding lipocalin family protein; this translates as MAALFLVVALALMACEEATDKQDTQRPTAERLVGRWQIEDYETGEADPDGVILTFERGGTLVSTNSIGATTISARGTWTLRGDILTMTVSALGITSTTEGRITELTSTRLCWRRTDAEEDTCYRRRQA